The Hemicordylus capensis ecotype Gifberg chromosome 6, rHemCap1.1.pri, whole genome shotgun sequence genome window below encodes:
- the HERPUD2 gene encoding homocysteine-responsive endoplasmic reticulum-resident ubiquitin-like domain member 2 protein encodes MEAPVAGPPVTLIIKAPNQKYTDQTISCFLDWTVGRLKWHLSKVYPSKPSTKDQRLVYSGRLLPDHLQLKDILRKQDEYHMVHLVCSSRTPPSSPKPDAGRENDGSSTSSNISSSENSRSTTPSPSQETLHTTSNSSSDGLRHRNLPQAQSNPMQSHPFPYIMQGNVGNQFPGQGVPAGFPVYPAFSPLQMIWWQQMYARQYYMQYQAAVSAQATPSTESASPPAPQPSNSDRAPANEPPAAPNVAPQENRPVNQNVQMNAQGGPVMNEEDFNRDWLDWMYTFSRAAILLSIVYFYSSFSRFVMVMGAMFLVYLHQAGWFPFRQEEIQQPAVNHNADMNHDGQNVNNAGLEEMERLMDDGIDEDSGEDVVDVNTEQHPGFMASAWSFITTFFTSLIPEGPPQVGN; translated from the exons ATGGAGGCTCCCGTGGCGGGGCCGCCCGTCACCCTCATCATCAAAGCGCCCAACCAGAAATACACCGACCAGACCATCAGCTGCTTCCTCGACTGGACCGTGGGCAGGCTGAAGTGGCACCTCTCCAAGGTGTACCCCAGCAAGCCG TCTACAAAGGATCAGAGGCTGGTGTATTCTGGCAGATTGCTTCCCGATCACCTGCAGCTGAAAGATATTCTCAGAAAA CAAGATGAATATCATATGGTTCACCTAGTATGTTCTTCACGGACACCCCCGAGTTCTCCAAAGCCTGATGCTGGTAGAGAAAATGATGGATCATCAACATCTAGCAACATTTCG agttcagAAAATTCAAGATCAACAACTCCTTCACCTTCTCAAGAAACTTTACATACAACTAGCAACTCTAGCTCTGATGGTTTAAGACATCGCAACCTTCCACAAGCACAAAGCAATCCAATGCAAAGCCATCCATTCCCATATATAATGCAAGG caatGTAGGCAACCAGTTTCCTGGGCAAGGTGTACCAGCTGGATTTCCTGTATATCCTGCTTTCAGCCCACTACAAATGATATGGTGGCAACAGATGTATGCACGCCAGTACTATATGCAATA TCAAGCTGCAGTTTCAGCCCAGGCAACACCCAGCACTGAATCTGCCAGTCCTCCAGCCCCACAGCCTTCAAATTCCGATCGTGCTCCTGCAAATGAGCCCCCAGCAGCACCAAATGTAGCCCCACAAGAGAACAGGCCTGTAAATCAAAATGTCCAGATGAATGCACAGGGAGGCCCTGTAATGAATGAGGAGGACTTCAATCGCGACTGGCTAGACTGGATGTACACATTCTCCAGAGCAGCTATTCTACTTAGCATTGTATATTTCTATTCCTCCTTCAGTCGGTTTGTGATGGTGATGGGAGCCATGTTCCTAGTTTACCT ACACCAAGCTGGGTGGTTCCCATTCAGGCAAGAAGAGATCCAGCAGCCTGCAGTGAACCATAATGCAGATATGAACCATGATGGGCAAAATGTAAACAATGCCGGACTCGAGGAGATG GAGCGCCTTATGGATGATGGAATTGATGAAGATAGCGGCGAAGATGTCGTTGATGTCAATACAGAACAGCATCCTGGGTTTATGGCTTCTGCCTGGTCCTTCATCACCACCTTCTTCACATCCCTCATCCCTGAAGGGCCTCCACAAGTAGGCAACTAA